The following are encoded in a window of Shewanella psychrotolerans genomic DNA:
- the hldE gene encoding bifunctional D-glycero-beta-D-manno-heptose-7-phosphate kinase/D-glycero-beta-D-manno-heptose 1-phosphate adenylyltransferase HldE, which translates to MKISLPAFEKAKVLVVGDVMLDRYWTGATGRISPEAPVPVVRVNQVEDRPGGAANVALNIAALGGQVHLAGIVGEDETADALTQGVKTLGVEPKWHRVADKPTITKLRVMSRNQQLLRLDFEEPYAASHSQALLKQAESELENVAVVVLSDYAKGAIDNPQAFIALARAKGVKVLVDPKGSDFSRYRGASLLTPNMAEFEQVAGSVTSEADLVEKAQALLAEYDLDAMLVTRSEKGMTLISRLAPELHIPTVAREVYDVTGAGDTVISALATALAAGSDLPQACAIGNTAAGIVVGKLGTSTVSRIELIAALNLSHGETGFGVLSEEQLVYALEEAKLRGERVVMTNGCFDILHAGHVSYLQQAKALGERLIVAVNDDNSVKRLKGDGRPVNTLNRRMAVLAGLASVDWVVSFSEDTPQRIIAKLLPNMLVKGGDYKVEDIAGGKEVIEAGGSVEVLGFEDGVSTTAIIENIMAKQ; encoded by the coding sequence ATGAAGATTTCTCTGCCAGCATTTGAAAAAGCCAAAGTTCTCGTAGTCGGTGACGTGATGTTAGATCGTTATTGGACAGGGGCTACTGGCCGTATATCGCCTGAAGCACCAGTGCCGGTGGTGCGGGTTAATCAGGTTGAGGATAGACCCGGTGGTGCGGCTAACGTCGCCTTGAATATTGCGGCTTTAGGTGGCCAAGTTCATTTAGCGGGTATTGTCGGTGAAGATGAAACCGCGGACGCATTAACTCAAGGAGTGAAAACTCTGGGGGTTGAGCCCAAATGGCACCGTGTGGCAGACAAACCGACGATCACTAAACTTAGGGTGATGTCACGAAATCAACAGTTATTGCGTTTAGATTTCGAGGAGCCTTATGCTGCTTCCCACAGCCAAGCGCTGCTAAAACAAGCCGAGTCAGAACTTGAAAATGTTGCGGTAGTGGTGCTTTCCGACTATGCCAAAGGCGCTATCGATAATCCACAAGCTTTTATCGCGTTAGCGAGAGCGAAAGGGGTCAAGGTACTTGTCGATCCCAAAGGCAGTGACTTTTCACGTTATCGTGGCGCGAGTTTACTGACACCTAATATGGCTGAATTTGAACAAGTTGCTGGCAGCGTAACCAGTGAAGCCGATCTTGTGGAAAAAGCTCAAGCACTGTTAGCCGAATATGATTTAGACGCTATGTTAGTTACGCGTTCGGAGAAAGGAATGACGCTGATCAGTCGTTTAGCGCCTGAGTTACATATTCCGACCGTTGCCCGTGAAGTATATGATGTCACGGGGGCGGGCGATACGGTTATCTCTGCGTTAGCGACGGCCTTGGCTGCGGGAAGTGACTTGCCACAAGCCTGTGCCATAGGCAATACGGCAGCCGGTATCGTTGTAGGCAAGCTCGGCACCTCGACTGTTAGCCGAATTGAGTTGATTGCCGCATTGAATCTAAGTCATGGCGAAACTGGCTTTGGTGTCCTCAGTGAAGAACAGCTAGTCTACGCGCTTGAAGAGGCCAAACTTCGCGGTGAGCGTGTGGTGATGACCAATGGTTGCTTTGATATTTTGCACGCAGGACATGTCAGCTATCTTCAGCAAGCTAAGGCTTTAGGCGAGCGTTTAATTGTGGCGGTCAATGATGATAACTCGGTTAAACGTCTTAAAGGCGATGGTCGTCCGGTAAATACTTTAAATAGACGCATGGCGGTGCTCGCAGGACTCGCTTCGGTTGACTGGGTGGTTTCATTTAGTGAAGACACGCCGCAGCGTATTATCGCCAAGTTATTACCCAATATGCTGGTTAAGGGCGGTGACTATAAGGTTGAAGATATTGCCGGTGGTAAAGAGGTTATCGAGGCGGGTGGCAGCGTTGAAGTGTTAGGCTTTGAAGATGGCGTATCAACTACGGCCATTATTGAAAATATTATGGCTAAGCAGTGA
- the pntB gene encoding Re/Si-specific NAD(P)(+) transhydrogenase subunit beta, which translates to MSQGLVTAAYIVAAILFIFSLAGLSKQETAKHGNLFGIIGMAIALGATILNPDTNGVQWIILAMVIGGVIGVRLALKVEMTEMPELVAVLHSFVGLAAVLVGFNSFIDLHPQAVNEVVVAVGSDLDSTLAAVKEAYRDAANAADKVHLTGAMLNIHLVEVFLGIFIGAVTFTGSIVAFGKLRGIISSKPMMLPHRHKLNLLAVLVSFALMVYFVNTGGTMPALLLMTLIAFAFGWHLVASIGGADMPVVVSMLNSYSGWAAAAAGFMLSNDLLIVVGALVGSSGAILSYIMCKAMNRSFISVIAGGFGSDGVASTADEEMGEYRETNAEDVADMLKNATSVIITPGYGMAVAQAQYPVAEITQKLRERGVKVRFGIHPVAGRLPGHMNVLLAEAKVPYDIVLEMDEINDDFNDTDVVLVIGANDTVNPAAMEDPGSPIAGMPVLEVWKAQNVIGFKRSMNTGYAGVQNPLFFKDNTQMLFGDAKASVEAILKAL; encoded by the coding sequence GTGTCTCAAGGACTGGTAACAGCAGCATATATAGTTGCAGCCATACTCTTCATCTTCAGTCTCGCAGGATTGTCGAAGCAAGAAACGGCCAAACATGGCAACTTATTCGGAATCATAGGTATGGCTATCGCCCTCGGCGCAACCATACTCAACCCAGACACCAATGGTGTGCAATGGATAATCCTTGCTATGGTCATTGGTGGCGTGATCGGTGTGCGCTTAGCATTAAAAGTCGAAATGACTGAAATGCCAGAGTTAGTTGCCGTGCTTCACAGTTTTGTGGGCTTGGCAGCGGTGCTCGTCGGTTTTAATAGCTTTATTGACCTACATCCACAAGCGGTAAATGAAGTCGTCGTGGCCGTTGGTAGCGATCTTGACAGCACATTAGCTGCCGTCAAGGAAGCCTACAGAGATGCAGCCAACGCCGCCGATAAGGTACATTTAACCGGTGCAATGCTTAATATTCACTTGGTTGAAGTGTTCCTCGGGATCTTTATCGGTGCAGTCACCTTCACCGGTTCGATTGTTGCCTTCGGTAAACTGCGCGGCATTATCTCATCGAAACCTATGATGCTACCCCATCGCCATAAGCTTAATCTGCTAGCGGTATTGGTATCATTCGCCTTGATGGTGTACTTCGTAAACACTGGCGGCACTATGCCGGCGCTACTACTGATGACACTGATTGCCTTCGCCTTTGGCTGGCACTTAGTGGCGTCGATCGGTGGTGCAGATATGCCAGTGGTTGTTTCAATGCTCAACTCCTATTCAGGTTGGGCAGCGGCGGCAGCAGGTTTCATGCTATCAAACGATCTATTGATCGTAGTTGGCGCGCTCGTTGGCTCTTCTGGTGCGATCCTCTCTTACATCATGTGTAAAGCGATGAACCGCTCGTTCATCTCTGTTATTGCGGGTGGTTTTGGTAGCGATGGCGTTGCTTCTACAGCCGATGAAGAGATGGGCGAATACCGCGAAACCAATGCCGAAGATGTGGCTGATATGTTGAAAAATGCAACTTCGGTTATTATCACTCCAGGCTATGGTATGGCCGTTGCTCAGGCACAATATCCGGTTGCAGAGATCACCCAGAAACTGCGCGAACGCGGGGTCAAAGTGCGCTTTGGTATTCATCCTGTTGCAGGACGCTTACCGGGCCACATGAACGTACTGCTTGCCGAAGCCAAAGTGCCTTATGATATCGTGCTAGAGATGGACGAGATCAACGATGACTTTAACGACACTGATGTGGTGCTAGTGATTGGCGCTAACGATACGGTTAACCCAGCAGCGATGGAAGATCCAGGAAGTCCAATCGCAGGTATGCCAGTGCTTGAAGTCTGGAAGGCACAAAATGTTATCGGCTTTAAACGCTCAATGAACACAGGTTATGCCGGTGTGCAAAATCCGCTGTTCTTTAAAGACAATACCCAAATGTTGTTTGGCGATGCAAAAGCCAGTGTTGAAGCGATTTTAAAAGCACTTTAA
- a CDS encoding Re/Si-specific NAD(P)(+) transhydrogenase subunit alpha, whose product MQIGIPRESLNGETRVAATPATVEQLKKLGFEVAIEAGAGQLSSFDDSAFEAAGASVVDKVWDADFIFKVNAPTDAEIELLKAGTTLVSFIWPAQNPELVEKLSQRNVTVMAMDMVPRISRAQSLDALSSMANIGGYRAVVEAAHQFGRFFTGQITAAGKVPPAKVLVIGAGVAGLAAIGAAGSLGAIVRAFDTRLEVAEQIESMGGEFLKLDFGDEEGGSSDGYAKTMSDEFIAAEMALFAEQAKEVDIIITTALIPGRPAPKLITKEMVDSMKPGSVIVDLAAATGGNCEYTQSGELIVTDNGVKVIGYTDLPGRLPAQSSQLYGTNLVNLMKLMCKEKDGNAVLNFDDVVMRNMTVTKEGEITFPPPAISVSAAPQKPAAKAEAKTAEVKQPSKLKYILAALGVVGFGAVASVAPPEFLSHFTVFVLACVVGYYVVWNVSHSLHTPLMSVTNAISGIIVVGALLQIGQGSTLVTVLAFIAVLIASINIFGGFTVTQRMLKMFRKD is encoded by the coding sequence ATGCAGATTGGAATACCGAGAGAGAGTCTCAATGGAGAAACCCGGGTCGCAGCGACCCCGGCGACCGTAGAGCAACTTAAAAAGCTCGGCTTTGAAGTTGCAATTGAAGCTGGTGCTGGCCAGCTATCTAGTTTCGATGATTCAGCCTTTGAAGCTGCCGGAGCGAGTGTCGTCGATAAAGTATGGGACGCTGACTTTATTTTTAAAGTTAACGCACCAACGGACGCCGAAATTGAGCTGCTAAAAGCAGGCACAACGCTTGTTAGCTTTATTTGGCCCGCTCAAAACCCTGAATTAGTAGAAAAACTATCCCAGCGCAATGTCACTGTGATGGCAATGGACATGGTTCCGCGTATTTCACGCGCTCAATCGCTCGATGCCTTGTCATCCATGGCCAATATCGGTGGTTATCGCGCTGTCGTTGAAGCCGCGCATCAGTTTGGCCGCTTCTTTACCGGACAGATTACCGCTGCAGGTAAAGTGCCACCAGCCAAAGTGTTAGTCATTGGTGCAGGTGTTGCTGGTCTTGCAGCCATTGGTGCTGCTGGCTCTTTAGGCGCTATTGTGCGTGCATTTGATACTCGCTTAGAAGTGGCTGAGCAGATCGAATCTATGGGCGGAGAGTTCTTAAAACTCGACTTCGGTGACGAAGAGGGTGGTTCATCTGATGGCTACGCTAAAACCATGTCGGATGAATTTATTGCCGCAGAGATGGCCCTATTTGCCGAACAGGCAAAAGAGGTCGACATCATCATCACCACCGCATTAATTCCCGGTCGCCCCGCGCCAAAGCTCATCACCAAAGAGATGGTCGATAGCATGAAGCCAGGTTCCGTGATTGTGGACCTCGCCGCGGCCACTGGCGGTAACTGTGAATACACCCAATCCGGTGAGTTGATTGTCACTGACAATGGCGTGAAAGTGATTGGTTACACGGATTTACCCGGGCGCCTACCCGCTCAGTCATCACAACTGTATGGTACCAACCTCGTTAACTTGATGAAGTTAATGTGCAAAGAAAAAGACGGTAATGCCGTACTCAACTTTGATGATGTTGTCATGCGTAATATGACTGTGACTAAAGAGGGTGAAATTACCTTCCCGCCACCAGCGATTTCAGTTTCTGCTGCGCCGCAAAAGCCTGCCGCGAAAGCCGAAGCCAAAACCGCTGAAGTGAAACAGCCTTCAAAACTCAAGTACATCTTAGCTGCGTTAGGCGTGGTTGGCTTTGGCGCTGTAGCCTCTGTCGCACCTCCAGAGTTCTTGTCACACTTTACGGTATTCGTACTGGCCTGTGTGGTGGGTTACTACGTGGTATGGAACGTATCCCATTCACTACATACACCACTGATGTCAGTGACTAACGCCATTTCAGGCATCATCGTTGTCGGCGCCTTACTACAGATCGGCCAAGGCTCGACCTTAGTCACTGTTCTGGCTTTTATCGCTGTGCTTATTGCCAGTATTAACATCTTTGGCGGCTTTACCGTCACTCAGCGCATGCTGAAGATGTTCCGTAAGGATTAA
- a CDS encoding assimilatory sulfite reductase (NADPH) flavoprotein subunit, whose amino-acid sequence MLLKELSSLASPLSQGQVDKLKQLTSELNAVQLAWMGGYLSATAEFGINAGSAESTPEQTITILYGSQTGNGRGVASVLAEKAQAQGYAVNLVSMADYKVRQLKQETLLLAVVSTHGEGEAPDDAIELHKFLASKRAPRLEQLNYSVLALGDSSYEFFCQTGKDFDQRLSALGATSIVPLVECDVDYEAAASTWQQQVLEAVKPLVTASSASVVSIGSNVATSAYTKQKPYSAELVASQKLTGRDSDRDVRHVEIDLGDSGLNYQVGDALGVWFSNSDTLVNEILTGLSLDGEAEVTIGDESLSLFDALKDKRELTQLYPGLVQNWAQLSGSESLQTLSEDREQTRQFVLNHQLADLVADYPVDITPFQLVELLRPITPRLYSIASSQAEVEAEVHLTVALVEDERDGVKRYGGASLFLASAEEGREVKVYVEPNNHFRLPENPETPVIMIGPGTGVAPFRAFMQERSQQGASGESWLFFGNPHFEQDFLYQTEWQQYLKDGTLTRLDSAFSRDQAHKIYVQHRIAERGEVLWQWLENGAHLYICGDAERMAKDVHQALVDVVKQYGGKDDEQAAEYLETLRSEKRYQKDVY is encoded by the coding sequence ATGTTGTTAAAAGAGCTTTCATCGTTGGCTTCTCCATTGTCCCAAGGACAGGTGGATAAGCTTAAGCAACTCACTTCTGAACTGAATGCCGTGCAGCTGGCATGGATGGGCGGTTATCTTTCTGCCACCGCAGAGTTTGGCATCAATGCGGGAAGCGCCGAAAGTACGCCAGAGCAAACCATTACCATTTTATATGGCAGCCAAACGGGCAATGGTCGTGGGGTGGCCAGCGTACTGGCTGAAAAAGCTCAGGCTCAAGGCTATGCGGTTAATTTGGTCTCAATGGCCGACTATAAAGTGCGTCAGCTTAAGCAAGAAACTCTATTATTGGCAGTTGTCAGCACTCATGGTGAAGGTGAGGCGCCCGATGATGCAATCGAGTTGCATAAGTTTTTAGCGTCCAAGCGTGCCCCGCGTTTAGAGCAGCTTAATTATTCAGTGTTAGCGTTGGGAGACTCTAGCTACGAGTTCTTCTGTCAAACGGGTAAAGATTTCGACCAGCGTTTATCGGCATTAGGTGCAACATCTATCGTGCCGCTTGTCGAGTGTGATGTTGACTATGAAGCTGCTGCGAGCACGTGGCAGCAGCAGGTATTAGAAGCGGTTAAGCCTTTAGTCACGGCCTCTAGTGCGAGTGTGGTATCCATAGGTAGCAATGTAGCCACTTCGGCTTATACCAAACAGAAACCTTATTCTGCTGAGTTGGTGGCGAGTCAAAAACTCACAGGTCGAGACTCAGATAGAGATGTGCGCCACGTCGAGATAGACCTTGGTGACTCAGGGCTTAACTACCAAGTCGGTGATGCGCTGGGGGTATGGTTTAGTAACTCAGACACATTGGTCAATGAGATTTTGACTGGCTTGTCACTCGATGGTGAAGCTGAAGTGACCATTGGTGATGAAAGCCTGTCACTATTCGATGCGCTAAAAGATAAACGTGAATTGACTCAGCTTTATCCGGGGTTGGTGCAAAACTGGGCACAACTTAGTGGCAGTGAATCTTTGCAGACGTTAAGTGAAGATAGAGAACAAACCCGCCAGTTTGTGCTTAATCATCAGTTGGCCGATCTGGTCGCTGACTATCCAGTGGATATTACACCATTTCAATTAGTTGAGCTGTTACGCCCAATTACGCCACGCTTGTATTCGATTGCCTCGAGTCAAGCGGAAGTTGAAGCTGAAGTACATTTAACTGTGGCTTTAGTTGAAGATGAGCGTGATGGCGTCAAGCGTTATGGCGGTGCATCTCTGTTCCTTGCTAGCGCAGAAGAGGGGCGCGAGGTGAAGGTTTATGTCGAGCCTAACAACCATTTTCGTCTACCCGAAAATCCTGAAACTCCTGTGATCATGATAGGTCCTGGTACTGGTGTGGCGCCGTTTAGGGCCTTTATGCAGGAGCGCAGTCAGCAAGGGGCGAGCGGTGAGAGCTGGTTGTTCTTTGGTAACCCTCACTTCGAGCAAGACTTTCTCTATCAGACCGAGTGGCAGCAGTATCTCAAAGACGGTACTTTGACTCGTTTAGACTCAGCATTTTCGCGCGATCAGGCCCATAAAATCTATGTGCAGCACCGTATCGCCGAGCGCGGTGAAGTTTTATGGCAATGGTTAGAAAATGGCGCGCATCTCTATATCTGTGGTGATGCTGAACGTATGGCAAAAGATGTCCATCAAGCCTTGGTCGATGTAGTGAAGCAATACGGCGGTAAAGATGACGAGCAGGCGGCAGAGTATTTAGAAACATTGCGTAGCGAAAAGCGTTATCAAAAAGATGTCTATTAA
- the cysI gene encoding assimilatory sulfite reductase (NADPH) hemoprotein subunit has protein sequence MLEKDKAVAMSEQKLSVNEYLKTDSNYLRGTIEEGLDTSLTGSFSEGDQQLIKFHGFYQQDDRDLRNERKEQKLEPLYSFMLRARVAGGVCTPKQWLGVDKIASTLTSSNSIRLTTRQTFQYHGIPKRNLKTLIQDLDKEALDSIAACGDVNRNVMCNPNPVESKLHQQAYYWAKKLSDNYLPRTKAYAEIWLGDDKVAVSEGDEVEPVYGKTYLPRKFKMAVAVPPDNDVDVYTNDLGFVAVAEEGELVGFNLVAGGGMGSTHGEVATFPRLGDDFGFIKAEDCLKFAEAVLKVQRDWGNRSDRKQSRLKYTIVKHGFEAFKAEVELRAGIKFQPKRDVVIGDRGDRYGWIKGVDDQWHLTLFIEGGRIKDLPGQPLQTGLREIALVHKGDFRMTSNQNIIIAGVAEADKAQIEAIARSHGLMGKLITETRGHSIACVALPTCALAMAEAERYFPDFLTKVEALQEKHGFLDQGIVIRMTGCPNGCARPFAAEIGLVGKAPGRYNLYLGASFEGTRLNKLYRENIQEAEILSELDVLFARYVSEREAGETFGNFTVRVGVVKAVLDAAKDFHG, from the coding sequence CTGCTCGAAAAGGATAAGGCAGTAGCCATGAGCGAACAAAAATTATCAGTAAACGAGTACCTAAAGACTGACAGCAATTATCTACGTGGCACTATCGAAGAGGGGCTAGATACCTCTCTCACAGGGTCTTTTAGTGAAGGTGATCAGCAGCTTATTAAGTTTCATGGTTTCTATCAGCAAGATGACCGTGATCTGCGTAACGAGCGTAAAGAGCAGAAGTTAGAGCCTTTATATAGCTTTATGCTACGTGCTCGCGTGGCTGGTGGTGTGTGTACACCTAAGCAGTGGTTAGGCGTCGATAAGATAGCGTCGACATTGACCAGCTCAAATAGTATTCGTTTAACGACGCGCCAGACGTTCCAGTATCACGGTATTCCTAAGCGCAACTTGAAGACGCTTATTCAAGATCTCGATAAAGAGGCTCTCGATTCTATTGCCGCCTGTGGTGATGTGAACCGTAACGTGATGTGTAACCCTAATCCAGTGGAGTCTAAGCTGCATCAACAGGCTTACTATTGGGCGAAGAAGCTATCGGATAACTACTTACCGCGCACAAAAGCCTATGCCGAAATTTGGTTAGGTGATGACAAGGTTGCGGTGAGCGAAGGGGATGAGGTTGAGCCTGTATATGGTAAAACTTATCTGCCGCGTAAGTTTAAGATGGCCGTTGCAGTGCCGCCAGATAATGATGTCGATGTGTACACCAATGATCTCGGCTTTGTTGCTGTTGCCGAAGAGGGCGAGCTGGTTGGCTTTAACTTAGTCGCGGGTGGCGGCATGGGTTCAACCCATGGTGAAGTGGCTACCTTCCCGCGTCTTGGCGATGACTTTGGTTTTATAAAAGCCGAAGATTGCCTAAAATTTGCCGAAGCGGTCCTTAAAGTACAGCGTGATTGGGGTAACCGCTCCGATCGTAAGCAGTCACGTTTGAAGTACACCATAGTTAAACATGGTTTTGAGGCATTTAAGGCTGAAGTTGAGCTGCGAGCAGGTATTAAGTTTCAGCCAAAGCGAGATGTAGTGATCGGTGATCGCGGCGATCGTTATGGTTGGATCAAAGGGGTCGATGACCAGTGGCATTTAACTTTGTTCATCGAAGGTGGCCGCATTAAAGACCTTCCAGGTCAGCCATTGCAGACGGGATTACGTGAGATCGCATTAGTGCATAAAGGCGATTTTCGCATGACCTCAAACCAGAATATTATCATCGCTGGCGTTGCTGAAGCTGATAAGGCCCAAATTGAAGCTATTGCCCGCAGTCATGGCTTGATGGGCAAGTTGATCACTGAAACCCGCGGTCATTCTATCGCGTGTGTGGCATTGCCAACATGTGCCTTAGCGATGGCGGAAGCTGAGCGTTATTTTCCTGATTTCTTGACTAAGGTTGAAGCGCTGCAAGAGAAACATGGTTTTCTCGATCAAGGCATAGTGATCCGCATGACAGGTTGCCCTAATGGTTGTGCTCGACCATTTGCTGCCGAAATCGGCTTAGTGGGTAAGGCCCCTGGACGTTACAATCTTTATCTTGGTGCTAGCTTTGAAGGTACGCGCTTGAATAAGCTTTACCGTGAGAATATTCAAGAAGCTGAGATTCTATCTGAGTTAGATGTGCTATTTGCTCGCTACGTGAGTGAGCGTGAAGCTGGCGAAACTTTTGGTAACTTCACTGTGCGCGTTGGCGTAGTGAAGGCGGTTTTAGATGCCGCTAAGGACTTTCATGGATAA